The following are encoded together in the Syngnathus scovelli strain Florida chromosome 12, RoL_Ssco_1.2, whole genome shotgun sequence genome:
- the c1d gene encoding nuclear nucleic acid-binding protein C1D — protein MAADGKTDDYPYEIDEQLKGFESSVASVKKMLGTLMSKPRNELDQKLDPLDRAKLDLMSTYTLNSLFWMYLVTQGINPREHGIKQELERIKTYMSRVKAITDKKKAARLDKGAAGRFMRNALFDPEAKASKKKAADSKTPDAKPAKRTKKK, from the exons ATGGCGGCAGACGGTAAGACGGACGACTATCCTTACGAGATAGACGAGCAGCTTAAAGGTTTCGAATCGTCGGTGGCCTCTGTCAAAAAAATGTTGGGCACGCTCATGTCGAAGCCCAGAAATGAACTGGATCAAAAG TTGGATCCTCTAGACCGGGCCAAACTGGATCTGATGTCTACGTACACACTCAATTCTTTATTCTGGA TGTATTTGGTAACACAAGGTATCAACCCAAGAGAACATGGCATCAAACAAGAACTG GAGCGAATAAAGACTTATATGAGCAGAGTGAAAGCCATCACGGACAAGAAGAAGGCGGCTCGTTTGGATAAAGGTGCCGCCGGACGCTTTATGAGGAACGCCCTTTTTGATCCGGAGGCAAAGGcatccaaaaaaaaagcagcggaCAGCAAAACACCTGACGCGAAGCCAGCAAAGCGGACAAAGAAAAAGTGA
- the dnaaf10 gene encoding dynein axonemal assembly factor 10 codes for MSTPLSKPQIIAHIQKSLNYTVFDCKWIPCSSKFVCLGNFPRGTGVIQIYEMQHGEAQLIKEVEKAKPIKCGTFGASSLRQRHLATGDFDGNLNIWNLEEPNIPVYSVKAHKEIVNCIDAVGGLNIGDGAPEIVTGSRDGTVKVWDPRQRDSPVANMQPVEGDAKRDCWTVAFGHAFNDQDRCVCAGYDNGDIKLFDLRNMSLRWETNIKNGVCSVEFDRKDINMNKMVATSLEGKFHVFDLRTQHRTKGFASISEKAHKSTIWQVRHLPQNREIFLTAGGSGNLHLWKYEYPAQRSKKDSDGTSVGVAGSVSLLQNVTLSTQPIASLDWSPDKLGLCVCSGFDQTVRVLIVTKLTTV; via the exons ATGTCGACGCCACTTTCGAAGCCCCAAATCATCGCACACATCCAGAAGAGTTTAAACTACACCGTTTTTGACTGCAAATGGATCCCGTGCAGTTCCAAGTTCGTGTGTCTTGGAAACTTCCCGAGAGGAACTGGAGTCATTCAAATCTACGAAATGCAGCACGGAGAGGCTCAACTCATCAAAGAG GTAGAGAAAGCCAAGCCTATAAAGTGCGGCACATTCGGGGCTTCATCTCTTCGCCAAAGACATTTAGCAACTGGGGACTTTGACGGAAATCTCAACATATG GAACCTGGAGGAACCCAACATCCCGGTGTACTCCGTGAAGGCCCACAAGGAGATCGTCAACTGCATCGATGCCGTTGGCGGCCTCAATATTGGCGATGGTGCCCCAGAAATTGTGACTGGAAGCAGAGATG GTACAGTGAAAGTGTGGGACCCTCGACAACGTGACTCACCCGTGGCCAACATGCAGCCCGTGGAAGGGGACGCCAAGCGAGACTGCTGGACGGTTGCTTTTG GCCACGCCTTCAACGATCAGGACCGCTGCGTGTGCGCCGGCTACGACAACGGCGACATCAAATTATTTGATCTGCGTAACATGTCGCTACGCTGGGAGACCAACATTAAGAACGGG GTGTGCTCCGTGGAGTTCGACAGGAAGGACATAAACATGAACAAGATGGTGGCCACCTCGTTGGAGGGGAAATTCCACGTGTTTGACTTGCGGACTCAGCACCGCACCAAGGGTTTCGCCTCCATTTCTGAGAAG gctCATAAATCAACCATCTGGCAGGTGAGACATTTACCTCAGAACCGAGAAATCTTCCTCACAGCTGGCGGCTCAGGCAACCTTCATCTGTGGAAATA CGAGTATCCCGCCCAGCGCAGCAAGAAGGACTCGGACGGCACCAGCGTGGGCGTGGCTGGCTCGGTCAGCCTGCTTCAGAACGTCACGCTGTCCACGCAGCCCATCGCCAGCCTGGATTGGAGCCCCGACAAGCTGGGCCTTTGTGTCTGCTCCGGCTTCGACCAGACGGTGCGCGTGCTCATCGTCACCAAACTCACCACCGTGTGA
- the pno1 gene encoding RNA-binding protein PNO1: protein MDPATNDTMEAGAVENQDDTDSFIKVKSKKSQKRKREPADMDTEGPGASKRPQFPPISQDKLRGADQMRKVAVPAHRYTPLKENWLKIFTPIVENLQLQVRFNLKTRNVEIKTCKETQDIASLTKAADFVKAFILGFQVEDALALVRLDELFLESFDITDVKPLKGDHLSRAIGRIAGKGGKTKFTIENVTKTRIVLADTKVHLLGSFQNIRMARTAICNLILGSPPSKVYGNIRVVASRAAERF, encoded by the exons ATGGATCCGGCGACAAATGACACAATGGAAGCTGGCGCGGTAGAAAATCAGGATGACACTGACAGTTTTATCAAAGTTAAGTCTAAAAAGAGCCAAAAGAGGAAACGCGAGCCAGCTGATATGGACACAGAGGGTCCAGGAGCAAGCAAGAGGCCACAGTTTCCACCTATTTCTCAAGATAAATTAAGG GGAGCGGATCAGATGCGTAAAGTCGCTGTCCCAGCTCATCGTTACACACCTCTAAAGGAGAACTGGCTGAAGATCTTCACTCCCATCGTGGAGAACCTACAGCTTCAAGTCAGATTCAACCTCAAAACGCGAAATGTGGAGATAAAA ACTTGCAAAGAGACACAAGACATTGCGTCACTCACCAAAGCAGCAGATTTTGTGAAAGCCTTCATTTTGGGCTTCCAGGTTGAA GACGCCTTGGCCCTGGTCAGACTGGACGAGCTCTTTCTTGAATCCTTCGACATTACAGACG TGAAGCCGCTGAAGGGCGATCATTTGTCCCGAGCCATTGGCAGGATCGCAGGCAAAGGAGGAAAAACCAAATTCACCATCGAAAACGTTACCAAGACTCGCATCGTTCTGGCCGACAC CAAAGTCCACTTATTGGGCTCCTTTCAAAATATTAGGATGGCTCGGACAGCCATATGCAACCTCATCCTAG GAAGTCCACCTTCGAAGGTCTACGGAAATATCCGGGTGGTCGCCAGCAGAGCTGCAGAAAGATTCTGA